A single window of Bacteroidales bacterium DNA harbors:
- a CDS encoding sigma-54-dependent Fis family transcriptional regulator, with product MAKILVIDDERSIRNTLRDILEYENYKVDDAENGMEGLKLANSKKYDLILLDIKMPGMDGIETLEHIMKFSDTPVVMISGHGTIETAVEAIKKGAYDYIAKPLDLNRLLVTIRNAVDKSNLVKETKILKQEVPQTWEMIGQSPAMMHVKEMIEKVAPSNARVLIQGSNGTGKELVARWLHEKSPRANAPFIEVNCAAIPSELIESQLFGHEKGSFTSAIKQRKGDFELADTGTLFLDEIGDMSLSAQAKVLRALQENKITRVGGEKDIIVDVRIIAATNKNLSEEIAKGNFREDLYHRLSVIIIEVPDLNAREGDIPLLVDHFMEDVCKKMGKTLLTLSEGAYNKLEAYQWTGNVRELRNVVERLAILCDKIVTEEDVVKYLQPLH from the coding sequence ATGGCAAAAATACTGGTAATTGACGACGAACGGAGCATCCGCAACACATTGCGTGATATTTTGGAATACGAAAACTACAAAGTGGATGATGCAGAGAATGGCATGGAAGGGCTTAAACTGGCCAACAGCAAAAAGTATGACCTGATCCTGCTCGACATCAAGATGCCCGGGATGGATGGCATCGAAACACTGGAGCACATCATGAAGTTTTCGGATACGCCGGTAGTGATGATTTCGGGGCACGGGACGATTGAGACCGCTGTAGAGGCCATCAAGAAAGGCGCTTACGACTACATTGCCAAGCCACTCGACCTGAACCGGCTGCTGGTAACCATCCGCAACGCAGTTGACAAATCGAATCTGGTGAAGGAGACAAAAATCCTCAAGCAGGAAGTACCGCAAACCTGGGAGATGATCGGCCAGTCGCCCGCGATGATGCATGTAAAAGAGATGATCGAAAAAGTGGCGCCCTCCAATGCGCGCGTGCTCATTCAGGGCAGCAACGGAACCGGTAAAGAGTTGGTTGCCCGATGGCTGCACGAAAAAAGTCCGCGTGCCAATGCACCCTTCATCGAAGTGAATTGCGCCGCCATCCCCTCCGAGCTCATCGAAAGCCAGTTGTTCGGCCACGAAAAAGGATCGTTCACCTCGGCCATTAAACAGCGCAAAGGCGATTTTGAACTGGCCGACACAGGCACGCTGTTCCTTGACGAGATCGGAGATATGAGCTTGTCGGCACAGGCCAAGGTGCTGCGCGCTTTGCAGGAAAACAAGATCACCCGCGTCGGCGGCGAAAAGGACATCATTGTGGATGTCCGCATTATTGCTGCTACCAACAAGAACCTCAGCGAAGAGATTGCCAAAGGCAATTTCCGCGAAGACCTTTACCACCGCCTCAGCGTCATCATCATCGAAGTGCCCGATCTCAACGCACGCGAGGGAGATATCCCACTGTTGGTTGATCATTTTATGGAGGACGTCTGCAAAAAAATGGGAAAAACCCTGCTGACTTTGTCCGAAGGCGCTTACAACAAACTGGAAGCCTATCAATGGACCGGTAATGTGCGCGAGCTGCGCAATGTCGTCGAACGGCTGGCCATCCTCTGCGATAAAATTGTAACGGAAGAGGATGTGGTCAAATACCTGCAGCCGCTGCATTAA
- a CDS encoding nucleotidyltransferase domain-containing protein, translated as MNVIQQHIGRIAQLCELNKVSALFAFGSVVTDKFNPDSDIDLIVDFDENDPLTYTDQYFNLKFQLEDLLKRQIDLLEQKAIRNRFLQSEIDRTKIQIYGKGN; from the coding sequence ATGAATGTTATTCAACAGCATATTGGCCGGATCGCTCAGCTTTGTGAATTGAACAAAGTCAGCGCCCTCTTTGCTTTTGGCTCAGTTGTTACGGACAAATTTAATCCAGACAGCGATATTGACCTGATTGTTGATTTTGATGAAAATGATCCTTTAACCTACACTGATCAATATTTTAACCTGAAGTTCCAACTCGAGGATTTGCTGAAAAGACAAATTGATCTTCTTGAACAGAAAGCAATCAGAAACAGATTTCTGCAAAGTGAAATTGATCGTACCAAAATTCAGATCTATGGAAAAGGAAATTAA
- a CDS encoding DUF86 domain-containing protein: protein MEKEIKTWLEDIKQSIEEIEGFLPERRIFSEFQKDLKTRKAVERNIEIIGEAVNRILRADHSIKITNARRIVDTRNRISHGYDTISTDIIWAIAINDLKNLYIEIKKLLEE, encoded by the coding sequence ATGGAAAAGGAAATTAAAACCTGGCTTGAAGACATAAAACAATCAATTGAAGAAATCGAAGGGTTTTTGCCAGAACGAAGAATCTTTTCGGAATTTCAAAAAGACCTCAAAACAAGAAAAGCCGTCGAGAGGAATATTGAAATCATTGGCGAAGCTGTAAACAGAATTTTGAGAGCTGACCATTCAATAAAAATAACCAACGCAAGAAGAATAGTTGACACAAGAAACAGAATAAGTCATGGTTATGACACTATTTCTACAGACATCATCTGGGCTATTGCAATAAACGATCTGAAAAATTTATACATTGAGATAAAAAAGTTACTGGAAGAATAA
- a CDS encoding Eco57I restriction-modification methylase domain-containing protein, translating to MTPHPLKPRQALNKAFLKVKPNRAEIELFKANLTGLLDRANDLESEEFHKNLVSGFLRDTWYGQRHFINTKGRNDLVIHNGPDAKSTVGVIIEAKKPANRGEMVTTERLNAKAFQELTLYYLRERITLNNLEVKHLVITNLYEWFIFDATLFDRLFAQNKFFVKQFTDFEGGRLADTKTDFFYRKIAAPFIDSIASEIEFTYFNFRDYEKPLRNTDKSDDTKLIVLFKLLSPEHLLKLPFMNDSNSLDRRFYSELLHIIGLTETKSGGKKLIERNKPGERNAGTILENTILQLESLDKLNHLEKADQYGSTMDERLFNVALELSITWINRILFLKLLEAQLTAYHKGDPSYSFLNLEKINNYDDLNSLFFQVLACKPLERHPDVKQLFEKVPYLNSSLFDPTDLEHAALFISNLRDDKAIPIIPSTVLKDDHGKRRTGNMSTLEYLFTFLNAYDFSSEGSEEIQEENKTLINASVLGLIFEKINGYKDGSFFTPGFITMYMCRETIRKAVVQKFNETKSWNCKDFSELKEDIQEVIRKGNRKEVRADANRIVNSIKICDPAVGSGHFLVSALNEMIAIKSELKILVDKALEPINSHQVEVVNDELVITDLDEQLFEYNPNNRESQRAQETLFHEKQTIIENCLFGVDINPNSVKICRLRLWIELLKNAYYKQNPSGQSELETLPNIDINIKCGNSLVSRFALDTDLKQIARSAKWNVFSYRNAVEAYKKSPDKEIKRELEKLIHNIKSSYVETIQRRNPKLQKYYSLRQEYDYKFPENGLFAHDPEVSYGGDAEKLQNEKQRLINDIEKLQAELNAEKTFFETHNAFEWRFEFPEVLNEDGEFLGFDIILGNPPYIRQEELGELKNHLQANYKVFASGGDIFSYFYELAHRIIHDYGNLAFINNTFDKTAAGRTLREFVTNNFKFERYVDFTDVTVFDEATTYPVIFIAQKSASKTSFKFFKYTKANFDNKKLIYDETVFTEIAQDKMNSSAWNFINPFEQNLLSKIQNHETVKDSFGRCYRGILTGFNKAFIICQTDYEKIISDEESSLEIIKPILEGKDIKKWTTFRFPLKWVIFTRRGIDISRYPAIERFLSQYKTNLCPKRNREDNVGRKVGNYKWFEIQDVVDYYTEFNKPKIIFPNLQNSNKFAFDDTGIYLNAPAVFLPSDDKSLLAILNSKVVWYFLKSICVVRSGGYIEVKPQYFEQIPIPEGDLKTKATLAELAEQVIKQKKKNQQTDISSLETQIDQFVYQLYGLTEEEIRIVEESVR from the coding sequence ATGACTCCACACCCACTCAAACCCCGCCAGGCGCTGAATAAGGCCTTTTTGAAGGTGAAACCCAACAGGGCTGAGATTGAACTGTTCAAGGCCAACCTTACCGGATTGCTTGACAGGGCAAACGATCTGGAGTCGGAAGAATTTCACAAGAACCTGGTGTCGGGCTTCCTGCGGGATACGTGGTACGGGCAGCGCCATTTCATTAACACCAAAGGGAGAAACGACCTGGTAATACACAACGGGCCGGATGCCAAAAGCACCGTGGGGGTGATCATCGAAGCAAAAAAACCAGCCAACAGAGGCGAAATGGTTACTACTGAAAGACTCAACGCAAAAGCTTTTCAGGAACTGACCCTTTACTACCTGCGCGAGCGCATCACCCTCAACAACCTGGAGGTGAAACACCTGGTGATAACCAACCTTTATGAGTGGTTCATCTTCGACGCCACGCTTTTCGACCGGCTTTTTGCGCAAAACAAATTCTTTGTAAAACAATTCACCGACTTCGAGGGGGGAAGGCTGGCCGACACCAAAACCGATTTTTTCTACCGTAAGATCGCCGCACCTTTTATTGACAGCATAGCATCCGAAATCGAATTTACCTACTTCAATTTCCGCGATTATGAAAAGCCGCTGCGCAACACCGACAAGTCCGACGACACAAAACTGATCGTCCTCTTCAAGCTCCTTTCGCCCGAACACCTGCTCAAGCTCCCCTTTATGAACGACAGCAACAGCCTCGACCGCCGGTTCTACAGCGAGCTGCTGCACATCATCGGGCTTACGGAGACCAAATCGGGCGGCAAAAAACTGATCGAACGCAACAAGCCCGGTGAAAGAAATGCAGGTACCATCCTCGAAAATACCATCCTCCAACTCGAAAGCCTCGACAAGCTGAACCACCTCGAAAAAGCCGACCAGTATGGCAGCACTATGGATGAGCGGCTTTTCAATGTCGCCCTTGAACTTTCCATCACCTGGATCAATCGCATTTTATTCCTGAAGCTGCTCGAAGCACAACTGACAGCTTATCACAAGGGCGATCCATCGTATTCGTTCCTCAACCTCGAAAAAATCAACAATTACGACGACCTGAACAGTCTCTTTTTTCAGGTACTGGCATGTAAACCGCTTGAGCGGCACCCCGACGTAAAACAACTTTTCGAAAAGGTTCCGTACCTCAACTCCTCGCTGTTCGATCCTACCGATCTCGAACATGCCGCGCTGTTCATCAGCAACCTGCGCGACGACAAAGCCATTCCCATCATCCCCAGCACAGTACTGAAAGATGACCACGGGAAGCGGCGAACGGGAAACATGTCCACCCTCGAATACCTGTTTACTTTTCTGAATGCATACGACTTCAGCAGCGAAGGCTCGGAAGAAATCCAGGAGGAGAACAAAACCCTGATCAACGCTTCGGTTCTCGGATTGATCTTCGAGAAGATCAACGGCTACAAAGACGGTTCGTTTTTCACACCCGGCTTCATCACCATGTACATGTGCCGCGAAACTATCCGCAAGGCTGTGGTGCAGAAATTCAACGAAACCAAAAGCTGGAACTGTAAAGATTTCAGCGAGTTGAAAGAGGATATTCAGGAGGTCATCAGGAAGGGGAACCGGAAAGAGGTGCGCGCCGACGCAAACAGAATTGTGAACAGCATCAAAATTTGCGATCCGGCAGTGGGCTCCGGACACTTCCTGGTTTCGGCGCTCAATGAAATGATCGCCATCAAAAGCGAATTGAAAATACTTGTTGACAAAGCACTGGAACCCATCAACAGCCACCAGGTGGAGGTTGTCAACGACGAACTGGTGATCACCGACCTGGATGAACAGCTTTTCGAGTACAACCCGAACAACAGGGAGAGCCAGCGCGCGCAGGAAACGCTGTTTCATGAAAAGCAAACCATCATCGAGAACTGCCTGTTTGGCGTGGACATCAACCCCAATTCGGTGAAAATATGCCGCCTGCGCCTGTGGATCGAACTGCTGAAAAATGCTTATTACAAGCAAAACCCGTCAGGTCAGAGTGAACTCGAAACCCTTCCTAACATTGACATCAACATCAAGTGTGGCAACTCGCTGGTGAGCCGCTTTGCGCTGGATACCGACCTAAAACAGATTGCCCGGAGCGCCAAATGGAATGTCTTTTCGTACAGGAACGCCGTGGAGGCCTACAAAAAAAGTCCAGACAAGGAAATCAAGCGGGAACTGGAAAAGTTGATCCATAACATAAAGTCCAGCTATGTGGAGACCATTCAGCGGCGCAATCCTAAACTGCAGAAGTATTACAGCCTCAGGCAGGAGTACGATTATAAATTCCCCGAAAACGGGTTATTTGCTCATGACCCTGAAGTAAGCTATGGTGGAGATGCTGAAAAACTCCAAAACGAAAAACAAAGGCTTATCAACGATATTGAAAAGCTGCAGGCTGAATTAAACGCTGAGAAAACCTTCTTCGAAACGCACAATGCCTTTGAATGGCGGTTCGAATTCCCCGAAGTACTCAATGAAGACGGGGAGTTCTTGGGGTTTGACATAATCTTGGGCAACCCGCCTTACATAAGGCAGGAGGAACTTGGTGAATTAAAAAATCACCTTCAAGCCAACTATAAGGTATTTGCTTCAGGTGGCGATATTTTTTCCTACTTCTATGAATTGGCCCATAGAATTATCCATGATTATGGAAACCTCGCATTTATCAATAACACATTTGACAAAACCGCCGCAGGAAGAACACTCAGAGAGTTTGTAACCAACAACTTCAAATTTGAACGATACGTTGATTTTACCGATGTTACTGTTTTTGATGAAGCAACCACCTACCCTGTTATCTTCATCGCTCAGAAATCTGCCAGCAAAACTAGTTTCAAATTCTTCAAATACACAAAAGCTAATTTTGACAACAAAAAATTGATTTACGACGAAACTGTTTTTACTGAAATAGCTCAGGACAAAATGAATTCATCTGCATGGAATTTTATCAACCCTTTTGAGCAAAATCTTTTGTCTAAGATTCAAAACCATGAAACTGTCAAGGATAGTTTTGGCAGATGCTATCGCGGAATTCTAACTGGCTTTAACAAAGCATTCATAATCTGCCAAACAGACTATGAAAAGATTATTAGCGATGAAGAATCTTCTTTAGAAATCATTAAACCAATACTTGAAGGGAAAGATATTAAAAAGTGGACCACTTTTAGGTTTCCTTTAAAATGGGTAATATTCACAAGAAGAGGTATTGATATTTCAAGGTATCCAGCAATTGAAAGGTTTTTAAGTCAGTACAAGACAAATCTTTGCCCAAAAAGGAACAGAGAAGATAATGTCGGCAGAAAAGTAGGAAATTATAAATGGTTTGAAATTCAGGATGTTGTTGATTATTACACAGAATTTAATAAACCCAAGATCATTTTCCCAAACCTGCAAAATTCGAATAAGTTTGCTTTTGATGACACTGGAATTTATTTGAATGCGCCAGCGGTGTTTTTACCCTCAGATGATAAATCGCTCTTAGCCATTTTAAACTCCAAAGTGGTCTGGTATTTTTTAAAAAGTATCTGCGTAGTCAGAAGTGGAGGATACATTGAAGTCAAACCACAGTACTTTGAACAAATTCCTATTCCGGAAGGAGACTTAAAAACGAAAGCAACCTTAGCTGAATTAGCTGAACAGGTTATTAAACAAAAAAAGAAAAATCAGCAGACAGATATTTCAAGCCTCGAAACCCAAATAGACCAGTTTGTTTACCAGCTTTACGGATTGACTGAGGAGGAGATCAGAATTGTGGAGGAGAGTGTGCGGTAA
- a CDS encoding class I SAM-dependent methyltransferase — protein MSDLEKYFRQNDKRLIHKWVHYFDVYDRHFSKYRNKDIVILEIGVSQGGSLQMWKNYFGTEAKIYGIDINPRCKELEEENINIFIGSQSDRNFLREVKKQVPPIDILIDDGGHTMVQQIISFEELFDHVKEEGVYLCEDLHTSYRIKYGGGHKRRGTFIEYTKNFIDFLNAYHSEQKSLGVNNFTKSVDSIHYYDSIIVIEKRKREEPYHEKTGHLSFQDVAPERKGMVGKIRLGLRQLLVMINEILRFFRLGGFIWK, from the coding sequence ATGAGTGATTTAGAAAAGTATTTCAGGCAAAACGACAAGAGGCTTATTCACAAATGGGTACATTATTTTGATGTTTATGACCGGCATTTCAGCAAGTACAGAAACAAAGACATCGTAATTCTTGAAATTGGAGTATCGCAGGGTGGAAGTTTACAGATGTGGAAAAATTACTTTGGAACTGAGGCAAAAATTTATGGCATTGACATTAATCCACGGTGTAAAGAGCTGGAGGAAGAAAATATCAACATATTTATCGGATCTCAGTCAGACCGGAATTTTCTCAGGGAGGTGAAGAAGCAGGTGCCACCGATTGATATTCTGATTGATGATGGCGGTCATACTATGGTTCAGCAAATCATTAGCTTTGAGGAACTATTTGACCATGTAAAAGAGGAGGGCGTTTATTTATGTGAAGATTTGCATACCTCCTACAGGATCAAATATGGCGGGGGACATAAACGAAGAGGCACTTTCATTGAATACACCAAAAATTTTATCGACTTTTTAAATGCTTATCATTCAGAGCAAAAATCGCTTGGGGTCAATAACTTTACTAAATCCGTTGATTCAATTCATTACTACGACAGCATCATAGTGATTGAGAAACGGAAACGGGAAGAACCTTACCACGAAAAAACCGGCCACCTGTCTTTTCAGGATGTTGCCCCTGAAAGAAAGGGGATGGTGGGAAAGATCAGGTTAGGATTGCGGCAACTTCTTGTGATGATTAATGAGATCCTGCGTTTCTTCAGATTAGGCGGCTTTATCTGGAAATAG
- the holA gene encoding DNA polymerase III subunit delta: MKYEDIIRDIRNKIFYPLYFLTGEEPYFIDKISKLIETTVLSEEEKEFNQVIVYGRDVTSNQIISLAREYPVFGNYRVVIVREAQNLKQIEKDELLAAYVSKPVTTTLLVLDYKYKKVDGRTIFSQQIKKNGVLFESKKLYDNAIPKWIEDMIRGLGFGISYQTCMVLAESLGNDLTRIENEVKKLVINVAKNAEITPEIVEKNIGISKDFNIFELQKALGDRDIMKANRIINYFAANPKENSVVFMITMLYIHFRKLFLYHSLKDKSDKNVASQLAINPFFLKEIKTAAANYDMRKLRGVIAILREYDQKAKGVDSAAVEDGELMKEIVFKILH; the protein is encoded by the coding sequence ATGAAATACGAAGACATCATACGCGACATCCGGAATAAAATCTTTTATCCGCTCTATTTCCTGACCGGTGAAGAGCCATATTTTATCGATAAAATAAGCAAACTCATCGAAACCACCGTGCTGTCGGAAGAAGAAAAAGAGTTTAACCAGGTAATTGTTTACGGTCGTGATGTCACCTCCAACCAGATCATTTCGCTGGCACGCGAGTACCCGGTGTTCGGCAATTACAGGGTGGTGATCGTACGCGAAGCCCAGAACCTGAAACAAATCGAAAAAGATGAACTGCTTGCGGCTTATGTCAGCAAGCCGGTAACCACAACGCTCCTGGTGCTTGATTACAAATACAAAAAGGTGGACGGACGCACTATTTTTTCCCAACAGATCAAGAAAAATGGTGTACTGTTCGAATCGAAAAAACTATATGATAATGCCATCCCAAAATGGATCGAGGACATGATCAGGGGGCTGGGCTTCGGCATTTCCTATCAAACCTGCATGGTACTCGCCGAGAGCCTTGGCAACGACCTCACAAGGATTGAAAATGAAGTGAAAAAACTGGTGATCAATGTGGCCAAAAATGCAGAGATCACGCCGGAGATTGTGGAGAAAAACATCGGGATAAGCAAAGACTTCAATATTTTTGAGTTGCAAAAAGCACTGGGCGATCGCGACATCATGAAAGCCAACCGGATCATCAACTATTTTGCCGCCAACCCAAAAGAAAACTCCGTGGTTTTTATGATCACCATGCTGTATATCCATTTCCGCAAGCTGTTCCTGTATCATTCGCTGAAGGATAAATCAGATAAAAATGTTGCCTCCCAACTTGCGATCAATCCGTTTTTTCTGAAGGAAATAAAAACAGCCGCCGCCAATTACGACATGAGGAAATTGCGGGGTGTCATTGCCATTCTGAGGGAATACGACCAGAAAGCCAAAGGGGTCGACTCAGCAGCAGTGGAAGATGGCGAACTGATGAAGGAAATTGTGTTCAAAATCCTGCATTGA
- a CDS encoding AMP nucleosidase, protein MKTKKEIVNNWLPRYTGIPLEEFGEYILLVNFSKYLELFAQWNGVEIVGQDRPMPSATAGHITMIKFGMGSASAAIIMDLLSAIKPKAVLFLGKCGGLKKKNQLGDLILPIAAIRGEGTSNDYFPPEVPALPAFSLQKAISTTIREFSRDYWTGTVFTTNRRVWEHDDKFKKFLRTTRSMAIDMETATIFIVGFANQIPTGALLLVSDQPMISEGVKTESSDHMVTEKFLETHLNIGIDSLKQLIENRQTVKHLRF, encoded by the coding sequence ATGAAGACAAAAAAAGAGATTGTAAACAACTGGTTACCCCGCTACACAGGCATTCCCCTGGAAGAATTCGGCGAGTATATTTTGCTGGTTAACTTCAGTAAATACCTTGAGCTGTTTGCCCAATGGAACGGGGTGGAGATCGTTGGGCAGGACCGGCCGATGCCAAGCGCTACAGCCGGCCATATCACCATGATCAAATTCGGGATGGGCAGCGCCAGTGCAGCCATCATTATGGATTTGCTGAGTGCCATAAAACCGAAAGCCGTCCTTTTCCTTGGCAAATGTGGTGGTTTAAAAAAGAAGAACCAGTTGGGCGATCTCATCCTGCCCATTGCGGCCATCCGTGGCGAAGGAACTTCCAACGACTACTTCCCGCCGGAAGTCCCTGCGCTCCCTGCATTTAGTCTCCAGAAAGCCATCTCCACCACCATCCGGGAGTTTTCGCGCGACTACTGGACAGGCACCGTTTTCACCACTAACCGGAGGGTTTGGGAGCACGACGACAAGTTTAAAAAGTTTCTCAGAACAACGCGCTCCATGGCCATCGACATGGAAACAGCCACCATCTTCATCGTGGGTTTCGCTAACCAGATTCCCACCGGCGCCCTGCTTCTGGTCTCCGACCAGCCAATGATCTCCGAAGGGGTGAAAACGGAATCGAGCGATCACATGGTCACCGAAAAGTTTCTCGAAACCCACCTGAACATCGGCATTGACTCACTCAAACAACTGATCGAAAACCGGCAAACAGTCAAGCACCTGCGGTTTTAA
- a CDS encoding type I restriction enzyme HsdR N-terminal domain-containing protein, with protein MDVLNLPAYQYKIRQNDGKQEIFDPIRRKYIALTPEEWVRQHFIHYLHIVKAVPLTLITVEQELVYNSMKRRSDIVVYSNKGVPALMVECKAASVEITQKVFDQVARYNLTMKVPFLVVTNGLRHICCKIDFEKSSYSFLEEIPDYRQMVIT; from the coding sequence ATGGATGTACTCAACCTGCCGGCTTATCAATACAAAATCCGCCAAAACGATGGGAAACAAGAGATTTTTGATCCTATCCGGCGAAAATATATAGCCCTTACACCAGAGGAATGGGTAAGACAGCATTTCATCCATTACCTCCATATTGTGAAAGCTGTGCCACTGACCCTGATCACCGTTGAACAGGAATTGGTTTACAATTCGATGAAAAGAAGGTCTGATATTGTGGTTTATTCCAACAAAGGTGTTCCGGCGCTGATGGTGGAATGCAAAGCAGCCTCCGTTGAAATCACACAAAAAGTTTTCGACCAGGTGGCCCGTTACAATCTGACCATGAAAGTCCCTTTCCTGGTGGTCACCAACGGGCTGAGACACATTTGCTGTAAAATCGACTTTGAAAAGTCTTCCTATAGCTTCCTGGAGGAGATTCCGGATTACCGGCAAATGGTGATTACCTGA